A genome region from Magnolia sinica isolate HGM2019 chromosome 8, MsV1, whole genome shotgun sequence includes the following:
- the LOC131254294 gene encoding pentatricopeptide repeat-containing protein At2g40240, mitochondrial: MLLALRSRIPKMSIPPLRFLSSHPSGAHPNPQPASEKPTSAHYDQLITIAGQSRDFPAIHSFLTQRVRSGYFNTATTFKFLTLVDPTTLPSILSPLIETISALEMGYGRKNALDSLIACLSKSHPQHARYVLDEMLKRRLGANACTFYPLISSLSRKKQMADVSDLLDLMRGEGIPPDTTCHNYMLSALCHIGDLPAAAQTLNSMLGEGLEADSLTFDALVLGACRLGRFDGAVALVRRMEEEGVRGMYSTYAHVIRGMLSIGGYAEAVEFVRRVGGRDGRLDGENYGVLGRGLVWKGRWDEVRIVVREMEEKGLEIEEKLNDAYHLHMDDSNVI; the protein is encoded by the coding sequence ATGTTGCTAGCACTCCGATCCAGAATCCCCAAAATGTCCATCCCTCCTCTGCGCTTCCTTTCCAGCCATCCAAGTGGGGCTCACCCAAACCCACAACCCGCCTCCGAAAAGCCCACATCCGCCCATTACGACCAGCTAATCACAATCGCTGGCCAGTCCCGCGACTTCCCCGccatccattccttcctcaccCAACGCGTCAGATCCGGCTACTTCAACACTGCCACCACCTTCAAATTCCTCAccctggtggaccccaccaccctCCCCTCCATCCTCTCCCCCCTAATCGAAACCATCTCCGCCCTCGAAATGGGCTACGGCCGGAAGAACGCCTTGGACTCCCTCATTGCTTGCCTCTCGAAATCCCACCCCCAGCACGCCCGCTACGTGCTCGACGAAATGCTCAAGAGAAGACTTGGCGCCAATGCTTGCACCTTCTACCCTCTAATCTCCTCCCTCAGCCGGAAGAAGCAAATGGCCGACGTATCGGACCTCCTCGACCTCATGAGAGGAGAAGGGATACCGCCCGACACCACGTGCCACAACTACATGCTGTCAGCGCTCTGCCACATCGGGGACCTCCCTGCTGCGGCACAGACTCTGAATTCGATGTTGGGAGAGGGGTTGGAGGCTGATTCACTGACGTTCGACGCATTGGTGTTGGGGGCTTGTCGGTTGGGGAGGTTTGATGGGGCAGTGGCGTTGGTGAGGAGGATGGAAGAGGAGGGGGTGAGGGGCATGTATAGCACCTATGCGCATGTTATCAGAGGGATGTTGTCGATTGGAGGGTATGCAGAAGCAGTGGAGTTTGTTAGGAGGGTTGGAGGTAGAGATGGAAGATTGGATGGGGAGAATTATGGAGTTTTAGGGAGAGGATTGGTGTGGAAAGGGAGGTGGGATGAGGTGAGGATTGTGGTAAGGGAGATGGAGGAGAAGGGGTTAGAAATTGAGGAGAAGCTCAATGATGCTTATCATTTGCATATGGACGACAGTAATGTGATTTGA